CTGGCGGGTGATGCCCTGCTCGCGGTCCAGCCCCTTTCAGGAGAACGCTCATGAACCTCGATACCGAACCCGCACCCGACCGCAGCGCCCCGCGCACCGGCCCGCGCTGGGTGCTCGCCCCGCTGCTCGCCGCCATGCTGGCCTCGGGCGCGGTGGGCGGCCTGTCCACCCAGTGGTGGCAGCAGCGCCACGCCGCGCCGGCCCGCAGTGCCGCGGTGGCCAGCCCGGCCGGCACCCGGCTCAGCGTGCCCGACTTCTCGGCCATCGCGCAAGAACACGGCGACGCGGTGGTGAACATCGCCGTGAGCGGCACGCGGCGCGTGGCCTTCGATGGCCAGAACAACCCCTTCGAGGGCATTCCGGGCTGGGGCCCGCGCCAGCCGCCCGGTCCGCAGACCGTGCGCGGCCAGGGCTCGGGCTTCATCGTCGACGCCGACGGCGTGATCCTCACCAACGCGCACGTGGTCGAGGGCGCGCAACGCGTGACCGTGAAGCTGCGCGACCGCCGCGAGTACAGCGCGCGCGTGGTGGGCGTGGACCCGCAGACCGACGTGGCCGTGCTCAAGATCGACGCCAGGGGCCTGCCCGTGGCGCCGCTGGGCAGCGAGCAATCGCTCAAGGTGGGCGAATGGGTGCTGGCCATCGGCTCGCCCTTCGGCTTCGAGAACACCGCCACCGCGGGCGTGGTGAGCGCCAAGGGCCGCAGCCTGCCCGACGAGACCACCGTGCCCTTCATCCAGACCGACGTCGCCATCAACCCCGGCAACTCGGGCGGCCCGCTGTTCAACGCCGACGGGCAGGTGGTGGGCATCAACTCGCAGATCTACAGCCAGACAGGGGGCTACCAGGGCCTGGCGTTCGCGATCCCGATCGACGTCGCCCTCAAGGTGAAGGACCAGATCATGCGCACCGGTCATGCAGAACACGCGCGCCTGGGGGTGGCCGCGCAAGAGGTGGACCAGGCGCTCGCCGAGTCTTTCGGGCTGAAGTCGCCTCGCGGCGCACTGATCACCGACGTGGAGAACGGCAGCCCGGCGCAGCGCGCGGGCCTGCGCGCGGGCGACGTGATCCTGAGCCTGGGCCAAAAGAAGATCGACACCGTGGCCGACCTGCCGCTGGCCATCGGCCAGGCCAGGCCCGGCGACCGCGTGGAAATTGGCTACTGGCGCGAGCGCCACGACGCGCACGCCACGGCCGAGCTCGCCGACGCGCGCGCCAAGGCCAGCACCACGGCCCAGGCCGAACGCGGCGGCCGCGAATGGGGCGGCGACGTGAAGCTCGGCCTGGCGCTGCGCCCGCTGACGCCGGGCGAGCGCGAGGCCTCGGGCCAGCGCCGCGGCCTGCTGATCGAGGGCGTGACCGGCCCGGCCGAGTCGGCGGGCGTGAGCCCGGGCGACATCCTCATCGGCATCAACGGCCAGCCCGTGTCCACGCCCGACGAGGTGCGCGCCGCGGTGAAGGGCCTCAAGGGCTCCGTGGCCCTGCAACTGCGCCGCGACGACGCGGTGCTGTTCGTGCCGGTGCAGGTGGGGTGATGCGCGGGCGGGGCGCTGCCG
This is a stretch of genomic DNA from Hydrogenophaga crocea. It encodes these proteins:
- a CDS encoding Do family serine endopeptidase; the encoded protein is MNLDTEPAPDRSAPRTGPRWVLAPLLAAMLASGAVGGLSTQWWQQRHAAPARSAAVASPAGTRLSVPDFSAIAQEHGDAVVNIAVSGTRRVAFDGQNNPFEGIPGWGPRQPPGPQTVRGQGSGFIVDADGVILTNAHVVEGAQRVTVKLRDRREYSARVVGVDPQTDVAVLKIDARGLPVAPLGSEQSLKVGEWVLAIGSPFGFENTATAGVVSAKGRSLPDETTVPFIQTDVAINPGNSGGPLFNADGQVVGINSQIYSQTGGYQGLAFAIPIDVALKVKDQIMRTGHAEHARLGVAAQEVDQALAESFGLKSPRGALITDVENGSPAQRAGLRAGDVILSLGQKKIDTVADLPLAIGQARPGDRVEIGYWRERHDAHATAELADARAKASTTAQAERGGREWGGDVKLGLALRPLTPGEREASGQRRGLLIEGVTGPAESAGVSPGDILIGINGQPVSTPDEVRAAVKGLKGSVALQLRRDDAVLFVPVQVG